The Pseudomonas putida nucleotide sequence GCCACATGCGCCTGTCTTTAAAGGTGTAGCGCCTATGAGACCGAGCGCCGCCCGCGCGGCGCATCGCGAGCTTTGCTCGCTCCTACGTTTGTTTCGGGCCAATTAATCCTGTCGGATTTACGCGCGAACGTCTTGGCGCATGGCGCGATATCGCGTCGTACAAACCAGGCGGTCGCTCGCGCCTGTCACAGGCATAACTGGCCAAAAACAAACGTAGGAGCGAGCAAAGCTCGCGATGCGCCGCGCGGGCGGCGCTCGATCTCACAGGCGCTGAAAATCTTGCGCCAGGCCCCTGTCAGCCGCGCAGCTGATACCAGGTAGTCTTCAACTGCGAGTACTTGTCAAACGAATGCAACGACAAGTCTCGACCGAACCCGGACTGCTTGCCACCGCCAAACGGCACCGTCACATCCAGCGCATCGACCGTGTTCACCGACACCGTACCCGCCTTGAGCGCACGGGCAACCCGGTGCGCCCGGTTCAGGTCATCGCTCCACACCGACGCCGCCAGGCCGTAGATGCTGTCATTGGCCAAGCGAATAGCCTCTTCCTCGGTATCGAACGCACTGACCGCCAACACCGGGCCGAACACCTCGTCACGGGCCAGGCTCATGCGGTTGTCGACGCCGGCAAAGATGGTCGGTTCAATGAAATTGTCCGAGCCACCGATGGTCAGGCGTTGCCCGCCACAGACCAGGCGTGCGCCCTCCTCGCGGGCCTGGCCGATGGCCCGGGCAATGCGCGTGGTCTGCTCGGCATCGACGATGGCGCCGGCACGGCTGGCCGGGTCCAGCGGGTTGCCTGGCAGCCACTGGCGGGCCTTGGCCTGCAGGCGCTCGATGAACTCATCGTGGATCGAGCGCTGCACATACAGCCGCGAGTTGGCCGAGCACACCTCACCCTGGTTGAAGAAGATGCCAAAGGCAGCCTTCTCGGCGGCCAGGTCCAGGTCCTGGCAGTCGGCGAACACCAGGTTCGGGCTCTTGCCGCCACATTCCAGCCACACCTGCTTGAGGTTGGACTGCGCCGAGTACTGCATGAAGTACTTGCCCACCTGGGTTGAGCCGGTGAACACCAGGCAGTCCACATCAGGGTGCAGGCCCAGGGCACGGCCCGCCGTTTCGCCAAGGCCCGGGACCACGTTGAGCACCCCTTCCGGCAAGCCAGCTTCCAGCGCCAGCTCGGCCAGGCGCAGGGCCGAGAACGGCGATTGCTCGGCGGGCTTGAGGACCACGCTGTTGCCCGCCGCAAGCGCCGGGGCCAGCTTCCAGGCTGCCATGTCGAGCGGGAAGTTCCACGGCACCACCGCCGCGACCACTCCCAGCGCTTCGCGGGTGATGGTGGCCAAGGCATTCGCCGCGGTCGGCGCCACTTGATCGTAGAGCTTGTCGAGCGCCTCGCCATACCAGGCAAAGACGTGGGCCGAACCCGGCACGTCGATGTTGTAGGCGTCCATGACCGGCTTGCCCATGTTCAGCGAGTCCAGCAGCGCCAGCTCTTCTCGGTGGGCCATGATCAGCTCGGCCAGGCGCAGCAGCACCTTCTTGCGCTCCACGGGTGCCATGCGCGGCCACGGCCCTTGCTCGAAGGCCTTGCGCGCGGTGCTGACGGCGAGGTCGACTTCGGCCTGGTCACAAGCAGCGACACGGGCGAGGACCTGATTGGTTGCCGGATTGATGGCGTCGAACGTTGCACCGCTGGCGGCCCCGAGCTGGCGGCCACCGATCAGGGCCTTGTCTGGCAAGCTCAGGCCTGCCGCGCGCTGTTGCCAGTATCCGAGATCGTACATACACACTCCTGACGACCGTCCGTGCGGTCCGCTTGTTATGGGTCTGGCCAACATTCTTGGCGCAGCCGCGGGCCCGGCGAAACCAGCTTTTTTCTGCCCCTTGCAGAGGAAAAAACTGCTCCCCCGAAAGGGTGATTTCGAGGCCTGCCCGAGTGTGGGAGCATTCGAGCCGCCCCACCTGAGCCACACCTCTGATCAGACTTCCTCACCAGTAGCGAGCCCGCTCGCCTGCTGCGGCTTCCTGCATCCCATTTCAGGAGTTAGCAAATGCATACAACAACAAATACAGCCCAACCCCAGCATCCTGTGTCGCCCAGCAACACCTGCGGCCGATTCCGCAAATCCATGGGCATGACTGCGCTGGTGCTGTTCGGCCTTGCCTACATGGTCCCGCTCGCCGTCTTCACCACCTACGGGCTGGTCACCCAGATGACCAAGGGCCACCTGCCCATCGCCTACATCCTCACCCTCGCCGCCATGCTGCTGACCGCCTACAGCTACGGCCGCATGGTCCAGGCCCATCCCTACTCCGGTTCGGTCTACACCTACACGCGCAAGGCCTTCGGCAGCCACTTCGGCTTTATCGCCGGCTGGACCTTGCTGCTCGACTACATCTTCCTGCCGCTGCTCAGCTACCTGCTGATCGGCATCTACATGTCCGAGTATTTCCCGGCCATCCATGCCTGGGTGTGGGTCGCCGGGTCGATTGCCCTGGTGACCTTTCTCAACCTGATCGGCATCGAGTCGATCACCCGGGTCAACTGGATCCTGGTGGTGGCACAGCTGGTGTTCATCGTGGTGTTCGTCGCGTTGTCGGTACGCCATGTGAGTGGCCAGGCCGCGCCGGTCTCGCTGCTGGCGCCGTTCCACCACGAAGGCTTCAGCGTGCCGTTGATCATGACCGGCGCGGCGGTGCTGTGCCTGTCGTTCCTCGGTTTTGACGCGGTGTCGACCATGGCCGAAGAAACCAGCAACCCGACCAAGCGCATTCCCCAGGCAATCATGGCGGTATCGGTAATCGGTGGCCTGCTGTTCCTGGTGGTGTCGTACTGCGCGCAGATGGTCTTCCCCGACTGGGCCAGCTTCGCCGACCCGGATTCGGCGTCGGTGGACGTGATGCGCCGGGTCGGCGGCGAAATGCTGGTGACAGCCTTCACCGCCACCTATGTGGCCGGCTGCTTCGCTTCGGCGATGGTGTCCCAGGCCAGCGTGTCGCGGGTGCTGTTCGCCATGGGCCGCGATGGCGCCCTGCCCCGGGTGTTTGGCCAGCTGGTGACGAAGAAGCGCGTGCCGGCGACGGCGATCATGCTGGTCAGCCTGCTGTCGTTGGTGGCGCTGTTCATCACCCTGGATACCGTGGCCAACATGATCAGCTTCGGCGCCCTGTTCGCCTTCTCGGCGGTGAACCTGGCGGTGGTCAAGCACTACCTGGTGGACCAGCAGTTGCGAGGGATGCGCAACTGCCTGCTGTACGGCGCCATTCCGGCACTCGGGTTCCTCAGCACGATCTGGCTGTGGACCAGCCTGTCGAGCATGTCCTTCACCATTGGCCTGTGCTGGATGGGCGTGGGGTTCCTCTGCCTGCTCGGGCTGACCAAGGCCTTCCGGGTGAAGTTGCCGGAACTGCAGATGGCCGAGTGATCGGGTGCACGCCTTGAGTTTTTTGGCGCCTGTGCGATCGAGCGCCGCCCGCGCGGCGCATCGCGAGCTGCGCTCGCTCCTACGTTTGCTTCGGGCCAATTATTCCTGTGGGGTTTGCGCGCGAATCCCTTGGTGCCTGTCTATATACCGCGTCTTACCATCAAGGCGGTCGCGCGCGCCTGTCACAGGCGTTACTGGCCAACAACAAACGTAGGAGCGAGCGCAGCTCGCGATGCGCCGCGCGGGCGGCGCTCGATCTCACAGGCGCTACAAGGTTATCGTCCTACCCATCGCACCCAACCAATCCCCCAACTGGTATGATCCCTCGTTAAACGTTTCAGTATGTTTCACAAGGGACCATAATGTCTGTTCAGGAATTACCGCCGCTCGCCGCATCCAAGGGCGGCGTCGGCAAGATGGAAGCTGCCATGGCGCTCGGCAGCTTCGCCATCGGCACCGGCGAGTTCGCCATCATGGGCCTGATGCCCGATATCGCCACCAACCTGCAATTGAGCGAGCCGCAAGTCGGCCATGCCATCAGCGCCTACGCGCTGGGCGTGGTGGTCGGCGCGCCGACCCTGGCCATCCTCGGTGCCAAGCTGCTGCGCAAGCACATGCTGCTGTTGCTGATGGCGCTGTATGCCATCGGCAACCTGGCCACCGCCTTTGCCCCGTCGTTCACCAGCATGGTCGCCTTCCGCTTCATCAGCGGCCTGCCCCATGGTGCCTACTTCGGCATCGCCGCGGTTGTAGCGTCGAGCATGGTGCCGAGCAACCAGCGTGCCGGCGCCGTGGCGCGGGTGATGATGGGCCTGACCCTGGCGATGCTGCTGGGCAACCCGGTGGCAACCTTCCTCGGCCAGTTCTTTGGCTGGCGTTCGGCGTTCATCCTGGTCGGCGCCATCGCCCTGTGCACCATTGCGCTGGTCTGGCGTTATGTACCGCAGCCTCATGACGAGCCGCGCAGCGACCCGCGCAAGGAACTGCAAGCCTTTACCCTGCCCCAGGTGTGGATGGCGCTTGGCATTGCCGCGATCGGCTTTGCCGGGATGTTCTGTGTGTTCAGTTACCTGGCGCCGACCATGCTGCAGGTGACCCAAGTGGCGCCGGAGTGGATCCCCTTCGGCCTGGCCGCGTTCGGCGCTGGCGGCATCATCGGCAACATCGCCGGTGGCAAGCTTTTCGACCGCCTGCAGTTCCGTGCCGTGGGCATCGTCCTGGTGTGGTCGGCGGCCGTGTTGCTGTTCTTCAGCTTCGCCGCCCATGCGCTGTGGTCGGTGCTGTTGGGGATCGGCCTCGTCGGCACCATGATCGCCCTGGCCGCGCCGCTGCAGATCCGCCTGATGGATATCGCCCACGAGGCGCCAAGCCTGGCGGCTGCGTCCAACCATGCTGCCTTCAACCTCGCCAACGCCCTAGGGCCGTGGTTCGGTGGAATGGCCATCAGCGCCGGCCTGGGCTGGACCAGTACCGGCTACATCGGTGCTGCAACGGCACTGGCGGGGTTGCTGATCTACTTGGTGGCGCGCCGAATGAAAGGCGGGCACTGACTGCCTCACCGGCCTCTTCGCGGGCTTCCCGCGACGGGGTCGGTGCTAGCGCTGGGCAACGCCCAGCAAGCGCTCCAGCGAAACCCTGGTCGACGGCGCGAGCTCCACCTCCTCCCCCGCACTGCCGTGCAATGCCTTGCCCACCATATATAACGCCGTGACGCTGTGCGGCGGCAGGTAGCCCTCGTTGCTCCAGGCATGCAACTGATAGGCAAAGAAAGCCATCGCCTGGGGTTTGTTGGCCACCATGTCTTCGATGCGCGCCAACAGCGTCTCCGAGAGCGCTTCACGCTCGCAAGCCGCCGGGTTTTCCGACAGGGCTTCATTCATCCGTGCGAACAATTCGCCCGCCCGCGGGCACAGCACCTGCATCGCGCAAGTTCTCAACTGCTGTTGTGGCGTAAACGTCAGCGGCATTTTTCTGGCACTCCCACCATCCGAAAGAGATAGCTCGTAAGGGTGGGAGTGTCGTGATGGCGAAAAAGTGGCATTGCCGGGAAAATAAATTTTCCCTGGGGTTTGTGGTGGTTGCCTAGGGCCTGCCTTGAGATTTTCAGCGTGGCATGAATCGAGCGCCGCCCGCGCGGCGCATCGCGAGCTGCGCTCGCTCCTACGTTTGTTTTTGGCCAGTAACGCCTGGGGCAGACGCGCGCGACCGCCTTGTTGGTACGACGCAATATCGAGGCATGCGCCAAGGCGTTCGCGCGCAAATCCCACAGGAATAACTGGCCGGAAACAAACGTAGGAGCGAGCGCAGCTCGCGATGCGCCGCGCGGGCGGCGCTCGATCTCCTAGGCGCCAGAAAGGCCAAGGCGAACACCCCCAGAATCAACCCTACCCAGCCCCTGATCTCACGATTACCATTGCGCCTTGCGCAGCTCGTTTCGATTCATGCCTGCTCCTGATGGTCGTCCACTGCCAACAGGATAGGCGCCTGGTCAATGTACCGCCCAGTCCCGGCTCATCGCCCGGTACTTGCGCGGCGGCATGGCGAAGAAATTGTGAAAGCGCCGATAGAAGTACGAGAAGCTGGTGAAGCCGCTGGCAACGGCAATTTCCGACATCGGCTTGTCGGTGTGCTGCAGCAACTGCCGCGCATGCCCCAGGCGCAGCTCCAGGTAGAAGGTCAGCGGCGTCGATTGCACATGCTGGCGGAACGAGCGCTCCAGCTGGCGGCGCGACAGTTTCACATGCCGGGCGATCTCGTCGATGGCAATCGGCTCTTCGATGTTGCTGCTCATCAGCTCGATGGCTTCGTTGAGGTTCTGCGGCAAGCCGACCCGAAACGGCGGCGCCACCCTGGGCAGCGCCGGTGCGGGCTTGTCGGCGGCGACGATCTGCTCCACGCCGTCGAGCAAGCTCTTGCCATAACGGCCGGCCAGCAGTTCCAGCATCATCTCCAGCGCACTGCTGGCACCGGCGCAGCTCAGGCGCCGGCGGTCCAGCACGTGGCCGGCACGGCTGATGCGCACCCCCGGGAACAGCTCGCCCATCAGCGCCCGCCCCTCCACATGGCAGGCGCAGTCATGGTCGTCGAGCAGGCCCGCCTCGGCGATGAAATAGGCACCATTCCACAAGCCACCCAGCAGGCAGCCGTGGCTGTCGGCTTCGCGCAGCTTGCCGCGCAGGCGCGGGTTGCGCTTGAGCGGCACGCGAAAACCACCACAGACGAACAGAAAGTCCAGGCTGCGCGCCTCCAGGTCGGCGAGGGTCTGGTCGACGGCAATGACGATGCCCGAGTCGCTGCGCACCTGCGCGCTGTCACCGATCATCACGAACTCGAACAGCGGCTTGACGCTGACCTGGTTGGCGGCAGCCAGGGTGTCCATGGCGCTGGTCAGCGTCATCATCGAGAACTGCTCCAGCAGCACGAAGCCGACCCGTCGCAAGGCCGCGCCGGTGGCGAGGCGGTGATCCGGCGCCAGGTGGGCGAAGCTGCGGCTTTTGAGAGGACTGACGACTGGCTGGTTCATGGTTCTGCTCTGCTTGGGTGGGTTAGTTGCTGGCCTGCATCGCCGCAGCGCGTGCTGCCTGCAACCAGCCATCGAAGGCCTGGCGGTGGGCGGCGATCCATTCCTGGGTGTGGCGCTGGATGTCGGCGTAGGACTTCTCGCCGTGCTGCATCTTCAGGTTCTGCGCGCTCTCGTCGGCCGCCGGGATCTGCATCAGCGACAGGAACTTCACGGCTGCCGGGTTCTTTTCGGCGAAGTCGCGGTTGATCACCGCCTCGATCTTGTCCAGTGCGAAACCGAGGTTCTTGCCCTGGTACAGCGTATCGACGCTGTTGTCGCCGCCCGGCAGGTCGGTTTTCGGCACCTCCAGCCAGACCACGTCGCGCCCCTCGACCAGCACGCCGGCCACCCACTGCGGCATCCAGGTGTAATAGAACACCGGCTTGCCTTCCTTGAAGCGGGTGATGGTGTCGGCCATCAGCGCGAAGTACGAGCCCTGATTGACGTGGATGCTGTTTTCCAGGTCGTAGGCTTTCATCTGGTGGGCGATCACCAGCTCGCAGCCCCAGCCCGGGTTGCAGCCGGTCATGTCGGCCTTGCCGTCGCCATCGGTGTCGAACAGCTTGGCGATCTCGGGTTTCTTCAGGTCGGTGATGTACTTGATGTGGTACTGGTCGGCGGTTTTCTTGTCGATCAGGTAGCCCTGCAGCACACCAGGCAGGATGTCACCGACCTTGACCATGTTCTGGTCGCCGCCGGCCTTCTGGTAGAAGCTGGCGTGCAGCTTGTCCCACAGGTTGACGCTGAAATCTGCATCGCCGTAGCCGACCGCCAGGATCATCGTGGCGTATTCGGTTTCCTTGGGTTTCTGCACGTTGTAGCCCAGCTCGCGCAGGCCCTCGATGGCCACTTCGCCGCGGAAGCGCTCTTCGTCCACGGTGGGGAATGCCGGGGTGATCTTCACCCCTTCACCCGGTTTGTCGGTCGAGGCGCCGGCATGCAGGCAGGCCAGGCCCAGCGCCACGGCGCAGGTGGCTTGCAGGAAACGGCGGGGGAACTTGAACTCGGACATCTTCGCGTACCTTCTTCTGGTTGTTGTTTCGGGATGCGGCAGATAGAACGGGGTTAAGTCAGGCGGTCTTGCGCCGCCCTTGCGGTTGCGCCGCGCCGCACAGGAGCAGTATCACGCCCACTGGCCCGGTGTGGTACCAGCGCAGGCTGGGGTCGGCGCTGGTGCGGGCGCCCATGGCCTGGGTCAGGCGGTCGAGGAAGATCGCCAGCAGCACCAGGCCGACGCCGCCGACGGTGGCCAGGCCCATGTCCAGGCGGCCGATGCCGCGCAGCACCATCTGGCCCAGGCCGCCCACCGAGATCATCGAGGCGATCACCACCATCGACAGCGACAGCATCAGGGTCTGGTTGAGGCCGGCCATGATGGTCGAGGTGGCCAGCGGCAGCTGCACGCGGGTCAGCATCTGCCGCGGCGTGCAGCCAAAGGCGCGGGCGGCTTCGATCTTGTCCTCAGGCACCTGGCGGATGCCAAGGTTGGTCAGGCGCACCAGCGGTGGCAGCGCGAAGACGATGGTCACCAGCACGCCCGGTACGTTACCGATGCCGAACAGCATCACCACCGGTACCAGGTAGACGAACGCCGGCAGGGTCTGCATGGCGTCGAGCAACGGCCGGATGATGCTTTCCAGGCGGTTGCTGCGTGCGCAGACGATGCCCAGCGGGATGCCGATCACCGCACAGAAGAACACCGAGGTCAGCACCAGCGCCAGGGTGGTCATCGACTCTGCCCAGACCCCGATCAACCCCAGCAGGGTCAGGGTGACGAAGCACAGCAGCGCCATGCGCTTGCCCGCCAGCTGCCAGCCGAGCAGCGACGAAAGGAGGATGCCAAGGGTCGGCGGAATGCTCTGCAAGGTGAACTCGATGCCATTGAGCACCTGGTCGATCGGCCAGCGGATGGCGCGGAACACCTCGCGAAAATGCTGGACGAGAAAGTTGAGTGTTGCGGTAACCCAATCCCCCAAGGGGATTACGGCCGCCTGGAACGGGTCGAGCAGACTGAATTCGGACACGGGGGCTTGCCTCTTGTTCTTTTAATGGCGGCTCACGGACTGCAACGGCGCGTTCTTCGCCAGCACCGAACATTGGCAGCGGCTGTTGAAGCTCTTGAAGAAGCTGCGCACGTAGTCGTTCGCCGGCTGGTTGATCAGCTCCTGCGGGGTGCCGATCTGCACCACCCGCCCGCCTTCC carries:
- a CDS encoding aldehyde dehydrogenase; translated protein: MYDLGYWQQRAAGLSLPDKALIGGRQLGAASGATFDAINPATNQVLARVAACDQAEVDLAVSTARKAFEQGPWPRMAPVERKKVLLRLAELIMAHREELALLDSLNMGKPVMDAYNIDVPGSAHVFAWYGEALDKLYDQVAPTAANALATITREALGVVAAVVPWNFPLDMAAWKLAPALAAGNSVVLKPAEQSPFSALRLAELALEAGLPEGVLNVVPGLGETAGRALGLHPDVDCLVFTGSTQVGKYFMQYSAQSNLKQVWLECGGKSPNLVFADCQDLDLAAEKAAFGIFFNQGEVCSANSRLYVQRSIHDEFIERLQAKARQWLPGNPLDPASRAGAIVDAEQTTRIARAIGQAREEGARLVCGGQRLTIGGSDNFIEPTIFAGVDNRMSLARDEVFGPVLAVSAFDTEEEAIRLANDSIYGLAASVWSDDLNRAHRVARALKAGTVSVNTVDALDVTVPFGGGKQSGFGRDLSLHSFDKYSQLKTTWYQLRG
- a CDS encoding APC family permease, producing the protein MHTTTNTAQPQHPVSPSNTCGRFRKSMGMTALVLFGLAYMVPLAVFTTYGLVTQMTKGHLPIAYILTLAAMLLTAYSYGRMVQAHPYSGSVYTYTRKAFGSHFGFIAGWTLLLDYIFLPLLSYLLIGIYMSEYFPAIHAWVWVAGSIALVTFLNLIGIESITRVNWILVVAQLVFIVVFVALSVRHVSGQAAPVSLLAPFHHEGFSVPLIMTGAAVLCLSFLGFDAVSTMAEETSNPTKRIPQAIMAVSVIGGLLFLVVSYCAQMVFPDWASFADPDSASVDVMRRVGGEMLVTAFTATYVAGCFASAMVSQASVSRVLFAMGRDGALPRVFGQLVTKKRVPATAIMLVSLLSLVALFITLDTVANMISFGALFAFSAVNLAVVKHYLVDQQLRGMRNCLLYGAIPALGFLSTIWLWTSLSSMSFTIGLCWMGVGFLCLLGLTKAFRVKLPELQMAE
- a CDS encoding MFS transporter; the encoded protein is MSVQELPPLAASKGGVGKMEAAMALGSFAIGTGEFAIMGLMPDIATNLQLSEPQVGHAISAYALGVVVGAPTLAILGAKLLRKHMLLLLMALYAIGNLATAFAPSFTSMVAFRFISGLPHGAYFGIAAVVASSMVPSNQRAGAVARVMMGLTLAMLLGNPVATFLGQFFGWRSAFILVGAIALCTIALVWRYVPQPHDEPRSDPRKELQAFTLPQVWMALGIAAIGFAGMFCVFSYLAPTMLQVTQVAPEWIPFGLAAFGAGGIIGNIAGGKLFDRLQFRAVGIVLVWSAAVLLFFSFAAHALWSVLLGIGLVGTMIALAAPLQIRLMDIAHEAPSLAAASNHAAFNLANALGPWFGGMAISAGLGWTSTGYIGAATALAGLLIYLVARRMKGGH
- a CDS encoding GlxA family transcriptional regulator, with amino-acid sequence MNQPVVSPLKSRSFAHLAPDHRLATGAALRRVGFVLLEQFSMMTLTSAMDTLAAANQVSVKPLFEFVMIGDSAQVRSDSGIVIAVDQTLADLEARSLDFLFVCGGFRVPLKRNPRLRGKLREADSHGCLLGGLWNGAYFIAEAGLLDDHDCACHVEGRALMGELFPGVRISRAGHVLDRRRLSCAGASSALEMMLELLAGRYGKSLLDGVEQIVAADKPAPALPRVAPPFRVGLPQNLNEAIELMSSNIEEPIAIDEIARHVKLSRRQLERSFRQHVQSTPLTFYLELRLGHARQLLQHTDKPMSEIAVASGFTSFSYFYRRFHNFFAMPPRKYRAMSRDWAVH
- the proX gene encoding glycine betaine/L-proline ABC transporter substrate-binding protein ProX, translating into MSEFKFPRRFLQATCAVALGLACLHAGASTDKPGEGVKITPAFPTVDEERFRGEVAIEGLRELGYNVQKPKETEYATMILAVGYGDADFSVNLWDKLHASFYQKAGGDQNMVKVGDILPGVLQGYLIDKKTADQYHIKYITDLKKPEIAKLFDTDGDGKADMTGCNPGWGCELVIAHQMKAYDLENSIHVNQGSYFALMADTITRFKEGKPVFYYTWMPQWVAGVLVEGRDVVWLEVPKTDLPGGDNSVDTLYQGKNLGFALDKIEAVINRDFAEKNPAAVKFLSLMQIPAADESAQNLKMQHGEKSYADIQRHTQEWIAAHRQAFDGWLQAARAAAMQASN
- the proW gene encoding glycine betaine/L-proline ABC transporter permease ProW, producing MSEFSLLDPFQAAVIPLGDWVTATLNFLVQHFREVFRAIRWPIDQVLNGIEFTLQSIPPTLGILLSSLLGWQLAGKRMALLCFVTLTLLGLIGVWAESMTTLALVLTSVFFCAVIGIPLGIVCARSNRLESIIRPLLDAMQTLPAFVYLVPVVMLFGIGNVPGVLVTIVFALPPLVRLTNLGIRQVPEDKIEAARAFGCTPRQMLTRVQLPLATSTIMAGLNQTLMLSLSMVVIASMISVGGLGQMVLRGIGRLDMGLATVGGVGLVLLAIFLDRLTQAMGARTSADPSLRWYHTGPVGVILLLCGAAQPQGRRKTA